From the Acidovorax sp. NCPPB 3576 genome, the window GGATGCGCGCCGCTTCGACGAATACCAGACCATGAACATCCCGGGTGGCATCAGCGTGCCCGGGGCGGAGCTGGTGCTGCGCGCCCAGGCGCTTGCGCCCGATCCGGCCACCCGCATCATCGTGAACTGTGCCGGGCGCACGCGCAGCATCATCGGCACGCAGTCGCTGGTGAATGCGGGCCTGCCCAACCCCGTGGCCGCGCTGCGCAACGGCACCATCGGGTGGCTGCTGGCCGGCCAGGCGCTGGAGCATGGCGCCGACCGCCGCTTCCTGCCCGTGCCGCCGGAGCAGCGCGCCACGGCCGCCGCCCGCGCGCGCGCCGTGGCGGACCGCGCTGGCGTGCGCCGCGCAAGCCCCGCCGATCTGGCGCGGTTTGCCGCGGAGGCCGGCCGCACCACCTACCGCTTCGACGTGCGCACGCCCGAAGAGTACGAGGCCGGCCACCTGCCAGGCTTCAAAAGCGCGCCGGGCGGCCAGCTCGTGCAGGAAACCGACCACGCGGTGCCCGTGCGCGGCGCCCGCATCGTGCTGGCCGACGACGATGGCACGCGAGCGAACATGACCGCCTCCTGGCTGGCCCAGATGGGCTGGGACGTATGGGTGCTGGACGGCGCCGACCCCGCCGCCGCGCTGGAGACGGGCCAGCCCCCGCCGCTCACGCCCGAGCCGCACGGCCCGCTGACCTGGGTAGCGCCCCGCCAGCTCGCGCGCTGGCTGCGGGAAGAGCCCGAAGGGCACACGGCCGTTCTGGATTTCACCGCCAGCGCCCAATACGTTCGGCGCCACATCCCCGGTGCCTGGTTCGTCCTGCGATCCCAGTTGGCGCAGGCACTGGAACACGTGCCGCCCGCCAGCCGCTATGTGCTGACCTGCGGCACCAGCGCCCTCGCCCGCCATGCCGCCGAAGCCGTCGCCCGGCTGACCGGCGCGCCCACGGCCGTGCTTCAAGGCGGCACCCTGGCATGGATCGAAGAAAACCTGCCCCTGGAGCATGGCGAGACGCGCCTGGCCTCCCCGCGCATCGACCGCTACCGCCGCCCGTACGAAGGCACCGACGCCCCGCGCGAGGCCATGCAGGGCTATCTGGATTGGGAGTTCGGGCTCGTGGAGCAGCTGGCGCGCGATGGCACGCACGGTTTTGCCGTCGCGTGAAGGATTTGCTATTTAATTGATAGCACTCCAGACATGGAATCCGCCGGCATCGGGCCAAAAAGGCTTCAAGCTTTCGGCTTGACGCCCCACTGCCGCCATCGCCTGCGGCCGCCCGATCCACCGATCGATCACCGCGCGGTGGCGGCAAGACAGGGCTTCAACACCGCCTCGA encodes:
- a CDS encoding rhodanese homology domain-containing protein; this translates as MSAIPDTHAFAFTATRPHQVRQALVDQQEIALLDVREEAPFAEGHPLFAANLPAGRIELDAWTRIPRKTTPIVVYDNGEGLAEPAARTLRALGYTEVSLLEGGLQGWKDSGGELFIDVNVPSKAFGELVESERHTPSLAAEEVQALLQAKADVVVLDARRFDEYQTMNIPGGISVPGAELVLRAQALAPDPATRIIVNCAGRTRSIIGTQSLVNAGLPNPVAALRNGTIGWLLAGQALEHGADRRFLPVPPEQRATAAARARAVADRAGVRRASPADLARFAAEAGRTTYRFDVRTPEEYEAGHLPGFKSAPGGQLVQETDHAVPVRGARIVLADDDGTRANMTASWLAQMGWDVWVLDGADPAAALETGQPPPLTPEPHGPLTWVAPRQLARWLREEPEGHTAVLDFTASAQYVRRHIPGAWFVLRSQLAQALEHVPPASRYVLTCGTSALARHAAEAVARLTGAPTAVLQGGTLAWIEENLPLEHGETRLASPRIDRYRRPYEGTDAPREAMQGYLDWEFGLVEQLARDGTHGFAVA